The Skermanella pratensis genome has a window encoding:
- a CDS encoding efflux RND transporter periplasmic adaptor subunit: MISLPPPPPDARAQRDGTRRRSAVWNVLVPLLAGAGLLFLAACDQGGDQAQGDAQQPQQAVPVGVIEVKTEPVTLGETFIGRIEAIQRVELRARVTGFLEERLFREGETIEQGKPLFRIEPEIYQAVVEQRNADLARAEAEQENATVQLRRAQELVQRNNIPEATVDERQAAARTAEAGVLQARAALRQAEIDLGYTEIQSPIAGRIGQALFDVGDLVNPESGALAELVTQDPIHVLFQVSQRTLLDAQRAAGSQGLNPDSFVVRVLLPDGSEYQHQGKVNFVGITVSQQTDTVPVRAEVPNPEGLLRDGQFVRVLIQPAEPEQAITIPQAAIQADQQGNFVLGVDGENKVRIQRVETGETLDQGRVVVRSGLQEGDRVVIQGIQQVRPGAPVEPSPVDPDQGA, from the coding sequence ATGATTTCCTTGCCGCCCCCGCCGCCCGATGCGCGCGCCCAACGTGACGGAACGCGCCGCCGGAGCGCCGTTTGGAATGTCCTCGTCCCTCTCCTGGCCGGTGCCGGCCTGCTGTTCCTCGCGGCGTGCGATCAGGGCGGCGACCAGGCACAGGGCGATGCCCAGCAACCGCAGCAGGCCGTTCCGGTCGGCGTCATCGAGGTCAAGACCGAGCCCGTGACGCTGGGCGAGACCTTCATCGGCCGGATCGAGGCGATCCAGCGGGTGGAACTGAGAGCGCGGGTCACCGGCTTCCTGGAGGAGCGGCTGTTCCGCGAGGGCGAGACGATCGAACAGGGCAAGCCGCTGTTCCGGATCGAGCCGGAAATCTACCAGGCGGTGGTCGAGCAGCGAAACGCCGACCTGGCCCGTGCCGAGGCCGAGCAGGAGAACGCGACCGTCCAGCTCCGCCGCGCCCAGGAACTGGTCCAGCGCAACAACATCCCCGAGGCCACCGTGGACGAGCGGCAGGCCGCCGCCCGCACCGCCGAGGCCGGCGTGCTCCAGGCAAGGGCGGCGCTGCGCCAGGCGGAAATCGACCTCGGCTATACCGAGATCCAGTCGCCCATCGCCGGGCGGATCGGACAGGCCCTGTTCGACGTCGGCGACTTGGTCAACCCGGAGTCCGGGGCCTTGGCCGAGCTGGTGACCCAGGATCCCATCCACGTCCTGTTCCAGGTCAGCCAGCGCACCCTGCTCGACGCCCAGCGGGCGGCGGGATCTCAGGGGCTGAACCCCGATAGTTTCGTCGTCCGGGTGCTGCTTCCCGACGGCAGCGAATACCAGCATCAGGGCAAGGTGAATTTCGTCGGCATCACGGTCAGCCAGCAGACCGACACGGTGCCGGTCCGCGCCGAGGTGCCGAACCCCGAAGGCCTGTTGCGCGACGGCCAGTTCGTCCGCGTCCTGATCCAGCCCGCCGAACCCGAGCAGGCCATAACGATACCCCAGGCGGCGATCCAGGCCGACCAGCAGGGCAATTTCGTGCTGGGCGTGGACGGAGAGAACAAGGTGCGGATCCAGCGGGTCGAAACCGGCGAGACCCTGGACCAAGGCCGCGTCGTCGTGCGTTCCGGCCTGCAGGAGGGCGACCGGGTGGTCATCCAGGGCATCCAGCAGGTCCGCCCCGGCGCACCGGTGGAACCCAGCCCGGTCGACCCCGACCAGGGGGCGTGA
- a CDS encoding glutathione S-transferase family protein encodes MRTLYHFWLSPSSRKVRIALGEKGLDFELQVEKISDRRPEFLAMNPAGEVPVLVEEDGTVLADHAAVCEYLDETYPEKPLIGSTPVERAETRRLVSWFDGKFNTEVTENLVGEKLIKRYLGWGYPHAPAIRAGLQNIHYHLDYIAYLAERRNWLAGETFSLADIAAGAHLSAVDYLGDVPWDDHPEARLWYSRIKSRRSFRPLLSDSLPGNPPPAHYADLDF; translated from the coding sequence ATGCGAACCCTTTATCACTTCTGGCTCTCACCGTCCTCACGCAAAGTGCGTATCGCGCTGGGCGAGAAGGGGCTCGACTTCGAACTGCAGGTCGAGAAGATATCGGACCGCCGTCCCGAGTTCCTGGCGATGAACCCGGCGGGCGAAGTGCCCGTGCTGGTGGAGGAAGACGGTACGGTGCTGGCGGACCATGCCGCCGTCTGCGAGTACCTTGACGAGACCTATCCGGAAAAGCCGCTGATCGGGTCCACGCCGGTCGAGCGGGCGGAAACGCGCCGGCTGGTCTCCTGGTTCGACGGCAAGTTCAACACCGAGGTGACCGAGAACCTGGTCGGCGAGAAGCTGATCAAGCGCTATCTCGGCTGGGGCTATCCCCACGCCCCGGCGATCCGCGCCGGGCTGCAGAACATCCATTACCACCTCGACTACATCGCCTATCTGGCGGAGCGGCGGAACTGGCTGGCCGGCGAAACCTTCAGCCTGGCGGATATCGCGGCCGGCGCCCACCTGTCCGCGGTCGATTATCTGGGCGACGTGCCGTGGGACGACCACCCGGAGGCCCGCTTGTGGTATTCGCGGATCAAGTCGCGCCGCAGTTTCCGGCCGCTGCTGTCCGACAGCCTGCCCGGCAACCCGCCTCCGGCCCATTACGCCGACCTGGACTTCTGA